A window of Gossypium raimondii isolate GPD5lz chromosome 7, ASM2569854v1, whole genome shotgun sequence genomic DNA:
gaatACTAATGAAAgcatattttgataatattgaaCCTTCAAGTTCAACTCCTACATGGTACATAAGTTTGACAAAGCAATACAAGAATTTAACGAATCTTTTGTATACCATCGGATCTTTCTTAATATTGTCCAGTAGcataatttttatcaataagCCTTACAGCACAGTATAAAATACACCATGTCCACTTATGGTACCTTTCAAAATTCAGGTATACCTTTCCAGTAACGGCTGCTAAATAGATCAAACCATCCTGCTTCTTGTTCTGTAGAGCCCTGACCTGCAGTTCTTAACTCATACATAACTTCAGCAACTCTTTCCTTCCCATATAATGTTCTTATAGCTTTTTCAGCTTCAGGAATTTTCCCTTGCTGcaaaatttgtgtttaatcAATAAATAGTCATTAtgtgtataaaatatatatctaaGTGAGATGAACGGAAATACAAAATAGAGAGACCAAGTAGTCCATTAAGAAACCTGAAACAGCCACCGAGGACTTTCTGGGGAAAAAGCCATTCCTACAGCCAATAAAATAGCAGGGACAATAGCAACGCCAAACATTGTTCTCCACCTAAATAGGAAAATGCATAAATAAGGCAGAAAAAGATAGTGTAATGGAAATGCTTaagcagaaacaaaaatttactTGCAAAATAAATCTTAATTCTTAACAACATTTTGGCACATCATGCACAAcattatattatgtataatgATCAAGGCATTTACCTGACCTATTCACTCAATCTccatacaaaagaaaaagatccaaaaaataaatattgatcaGAAAGCATACCAAAATAATTAGCTATTGGTCAGATGGAgcttttttcttccttttatttatttagtacaACTTTtttggggaagataagatttgcacCAAGCTCTTTTAGCAGgggaaaaaggaaattaaaaatatagaagaaAAGGGATAAAATCAACCATGACCAGGTGCCAATGAGAGGAAGAAAGGTCTTTAGTACTAGTAAGGGGAAATTTGTTATCAGATATAGCTACTAAAAACAGAAAGGATTTTAAGAATCACCACTTTTATACCAAACTGAAGCTCAAATTTCAGAAATATCTACCTAAAACTCTTGTCGAAGGTTAGAAGGGTGAAACTCTTTAGGTGCATGATTGAATGCATGCTCGGTAATTTCCAGACAAATTATTAAAACGCAATTTTAGGTAGAAAATTCACCAATCAATGGTGGATTCCCAACTTAGACAGTTGAATTTGGGTATGAACGAAAGAAGAGCTATTGCAAGCAACCTATTGAGACTAAAAAAGAACATGGGAATTAGCACCATTCCTATGAGTGCTCTTTTTTGAAAAGCCAACAGAGGTGGCAGTCCCCATTCAAAAGAGAAACTCAATGGCTTAATTGCTGAAGAAGACGAAGCGCCAGATGAAACCACTTTGAGGGTCAATCCAAATGCCATGTTTGGAGCAAATGATCCATGTGATGCAAGTATAAGAGTGCTAAGATAACATACCACAGTGGGTTTCCTGCTAAAGGTAATCCAGCCACTAATGCTGCAAGAATCCCAATACATATAAAAAGTTGATTTATAGATCCAAGTGCACCACGGATTTCAGTTGGCGAGATCTGACCAATTGAAAGAATGTCAGCAGAAGGTTCCAAAAACTAGACAACTAGAGCAAATAATAAGATCAGAAAATTTTACCTCAGATATGTAAAGAGGAACTATAGCAGACGATATGCCAATACCAATACCAGCCAGAAAGCGGCCAATTATCATAGTCTGGACCGTCTGGGCTGTAGCACTAAAATCAATTAAGGCATTTTAATGCATTAGTTTTCAACAAACTTCTGACAGTTGACAAGCTAATAGGAAATGAAATGGCACAGACGTGAGAAATGCTCCAATGATAAGTGGAATAGCATCTAATTGAAAAGTCTTAGTCCTGCCAAATTTGTCTGCCAACGTTCCCCCAGTAAATGAACCAACAGTGGCACCAGCAAGGAGTGTGCTGACAATCCACCCTACTCAAATTAccataacataataataagttGGCTAGTTCTTTGAAAAGTTAGACAGTTTAAAGCGTAACAAGTTGGGTacataatcaaaataaacaaattatctaaaaaggaaaaaacagcAATCCAACAACATCTGACATTGTTCAACTGACTAAAAGTGAagcaaaatcatttttataaatgaaaCACGCAACAACAGATGAATAGCATGGAGCAGTTGAGTGCCATCTATTCCActtaaattttactaaataatcTTCAAGCAATAAACGTGTTATTTATTGAGTCATGATACACAAGTTAAATATTCTAGGAACAAaccgggggggggggggagagaATGAAAAAACAGATGTAGAAATTTAATTTGCATATTAATTAGAAGATCACAATACATGCCTTGCATGACAGTATTTTCAGGAATCCCCAGATCCTTAGATAGATACTCAAGAGCACCATTTACCACCctgaataaaggaaaaagaaatagaaaggaGAGAGAGAAATTAGAAGCATGTAGAAAAATCAAAAGccaagcaaacaaataagccatgtgacaaaaaaatatagCAAGCAACTGCCAAGATATTAATCCAGAATTCTTTGCATAAATTTTCGcaagaaatttctttttctgGAATATAATAAATGGGGGGAGTCATATAGTTTGAATATTTCCAAAATATTGGAAATATTCACCACCATCCCTTGTTGAATGTGCTTTATATTTTCAGGACTCTACATATATGAACCACAGAGAACCTCTCTCAAGCTTTGTTATTGGTAAAGTATGTTTATCTGTTTCTAAATCACAAATCGCCTAAGTATATAATCGAAATGCTAAAATCACTAAATCAACAAGTTTAGAACCAGGAAACAAGAGCATGTTCCTCCTGAGTTGAACTGGGATATATACCCTAGATGGTAACCAAATAACATAGCTCCCAAACACGCAACACCAACAAATGGCAGAACTGCCCCAGAAGATTTCGCCTGAGGGTTGAATGGTGTCAAATCCTCAATGTCTCCACCTGCAATATAATTTCAATTGCCATTTGTAAGGATAAAAAAGCAGGTTAGAAAGACTAACTTATTTTGCAATGGTTACAAAACTCGGATGCTTGGCAAATGATCCATGCACAGGCCAGTACATATCTGAATAGGAAGAATGCTTTCTTCCAACAAGCTAACCCACTAACACATCAGTGTCACATATAGTAGGAAGCATCTGACAAGCATACATCCATCACAACTTAgcaagttaataaattttagtattaaaacaTGTGCTTTTCAACTTAAACTGACACAAAAAGATTTAGCAAATCATTTCAGTAAGATTAAAGTAAGTTCATCCGATTCACCATCGCAATGCTGCTATAGAAGATATAAAGGCCACTAGCAACCTCATGAAACAAATGTTTACAATTTGCTCTATcacttagaaaaatttaataataataaggatCCATTGCTTATTTGTTCTTGCACCTATTTGTTtctagaaacaaaaaaaaaaaaaaaaaaaaggaagctTGAAATTTGGATACAAAATCAAGTAATATTCCTAAATAACCAAAGTAAAATGTTAACCTTTTAAACACCAAAATACAttagttttcttgcataaagaataataatttgaatgCGTCacatttagttttaattaaataaacaattttatttttacgacgTGCTTTTACTTTGATTTTCCTAGAAGCAAATAAGCAGGCAGCACAATTAACAACAAAACAGCACCTAATGATTCATTCCTTTACGTGATGCTCCTTATAATTCCCGATGTAGATTTAACAATTCTTATACACATATTGTTCgtgttttttctttcaatttcatggtcgtatttgaattatataaatatgatactAATATGAGTTACATATGAGATGCTCCTTATCCATGTCgaattcatgtttttttttcatgttccATTTCCTTATATTTACTGTTTTCATGTATCATGTCCACAATTGACATATCAATCCAATGCCTCCAAAGTTTTACCatacaataaaaattatgaaacattTGATTAATAACTTTttgttaaaggaaaaaaaaaagaaaaagagcagCAGATAATTAACAACAGCAACAAATCGCGCCATTCTATATCACTAGCCAAACAAAAAATCGATTTCACTAACATGCAATTCTTTCATTAAGCAATTTTCCTcatctaaaaattcaacataaattcaataaacAGATTCAACCACGACACACAGCTTAAAAGTGAAAGGAAAAGGAGAacgagaaagagaaagagaccAGAGGCTTGAGCTTTGATCGATCGAGTTTTGACCGAAGAGCGAACTGCGATTTCGATACCATTTTTGGCACGTACAAGTCCAGCTCCCATCGAAACGTCACCTGATCTTGAACCGCTGCAGGTGGAACCACTTCGGATGCAAAAATTGCGATTCAAAGTTAAACTCCGTTGCTTAACTTCACCAAAGCAAGGGAATACTCTCCCTTTTGAAATCTCAATGGCGAAATTCCCTCTGACTAAATGCGTTGACGCCTGCATCCTGAATTACCTGattcacaaaataaataagtaacCGACCaatcaaaaaagtaaaaaaaaaaaaatttaaaaaggatcAAAACGGAAGCGCATTTGGAAAGCGGAATCAGTGAGTGAGAAGTGAGAGATGGATTTACCAAATCGGAAGGCGGAGCTGAGAGTGAGTGAGAGGGCGAATCGGAATCTGACTTCTGTTTGGAAGACGACAACAGCCTCGGAAAATCAGTTGAGAGAGAGCAGCAATGGAGTTACTGTTTGTTATGCTCAGTAAAAGCTTAGCAACAAAAGAACAAACTTGGTGGAGATATCAATCCATCAATGAATTATCCTCttgtaatttcattttctgTACAAACTTGGTAAGCCAAATGACccattattaatataataatgacaAAGATTTGCGTTGTTTTCTATTCAAATAGTAAATTatactcttttcttttatttttataaattgattttaattatctGATGTAAGCTAACTCTTAAAATATTATCTTCTATCATATTTCATCCCATTTagaatttatgtttatttcggtaaaaggaaaactaaagtttatgtatttgttttggcttatattaaaatattatatacttgtaaatataaataaatgttaaaattattaattatattcaataaatattacattgtattttaaatataaatatataatttagtataaagcatattaaatagtaaaagaaacaaaatttaaattatttcatatctaatcaaattcaaaatgtGATGAATAAATTGATTGTGAAGTAAATTATACTCAAATAAGAAACGTGAGATTCGATCCagaaaatgagtaaatattattattttataaaaaataaggaaaatgaaaatggcgGAGGGACtgtttttgtgtttaaaaaatgaaaacgtTGAGATTTTGGATTAGATTTGCAATGCGTTGGAGATGACGTGGACACACGTGAGGGCCGCTTCGCCTACGCCTCTTGTTCATCATGCAAcaccattttttgttttttttttcccttt
This region includes:
- the LOC105788582 gene encoding plastidic glucose transporter 4 — encoded protein: MQASTHLVRGNFAIEISKGRVFPCFGEVKQRSLTLNRNFCIRSGSTCSGSRSGDVSMGAGLVRAKNGIEIAVRSSVKTRSIKAQASGGDIEDLTPFNPQAKSSGAVLPFVGVACLGAMLFGYHLGVVNGALEYLSKDLGIPENTVMQGWIVSTLLAGATVGSFTGGTLADKFGRTKTFQLDAIPLIIGAFLTATAQTVQTMIIGRFLAGIGIGISSAIVPLYISEISPTEIRGALGSINQLFICIGILAALVAGLPLAGNPLWWRTMFGVAIVPAILLAVGMAFSPESPRWLFQQGKIPEAEKAIRTLYGKERVAEVMYELRTAGQGSTEQEAGWFDLFSSRYWKVVSVGAALFLFQQLAGINAVVYYSTAVFRSAGIASDVAASALVGASNVFGSAIASSLMDRQGRKSLLMTSFSGMAASMLLLSLSFTWKVLAPYSGTLAVVGTVLYVLSFSLGAGPVPALLLPEIFASRIRAKAVALSLGTHWISNFVIGLYFLSVVNKFGISSVYLGFAGVCALAVLYIAGNVVETKGRSLEEIELALNPTT